In a single window of the Nitrospira sp. genome:
- a CDS encoding NAD(P)/FAD-dependent oxidoreductase — translation MPNGKPRVLILGGGFGGMYAALEFERALERSANLDVTLVNHDNFFLFTPMLHEVAASDLDVTNIVSPIRKLLTKVTFFHGEVEAIDLEQKYVGLSHGHDKHCHALQYDHLVLALGATTNFFDIPGLATRAFTMKTLSDAITLRSHLIANMEEADFECGALHHTGLLNFVVAGGGFAGVETIAAMNDFLREAVQFFAHLREDMLRVILVSAGPVILPELGEKLGTYAQRKLTEQKVEIHANCKVTAVTDRDITLSDGTTVTTNTLVWTAGISPHSLLGTLPCPKVKGRVLVNEYLEVPGWPGVWALGDCAMVPDRKTGAFHPPTAQHALREGRVAAQNILATVRQGWKRPFIYSTIGLLAPIGKRTGVANILGINFSGFIAWWLWRTIYLLKLPRFEKKVLVALDWTLDVLFSKDLVHFRTSRALSPPPAAKR, via the coding sequence ATGCCTAACGGAAAACCAAGGGTCTTGATCCTGGGCGGGGGATTTGGCGGAATGTATGCCGCGCTGGAATTCGAACGGGCACTCGAGCGAAGTGCGAACCTGGACGTCACCCTCGTCAACCACGACAACTTTTTCCTCTTTACTCCGATGCTACACGAAGTAGCAGCCAGCGACCTTGATGTCACCAATATCGTGAGCCCGATCCGCAAGTTGCTGACTAAAGTGACGTTCTTTCATGGCGAGGTCGAAGCTATCGATTTGGAGCAGAAATACGTCGGCCTTTCACATGGGCACGACAAACATTGCCACGCACTCCAGTACGACCACCTCGTGTTGGCACTTGGAGCCACCACGAATTTCTTCGATATTCCCGGCTTGGCTACCCGTGCCTTTACCATGAAAACGCTCAGCGACGCGATTACGTTACGCAGCCATCTCATCGCGAACATGGAAGAAGCTGACTTTGAGTGTGGAGCCTTACACCACACCGGCCTTCTAAACTTCGTGGTGGCCGGAGGCGGGTTTGCTGGAGTCGAGACCATTGCGGCCATGAACGATTTTCTACGGGAGGCCGTGCAGTTCTTTGCACACCTGCGGGAAGATATGTTGCGGGTCATTCTGGTCAGTGCGGGACCGGTCATCTTGCCCGAACTCGGAGAGAAGCTCGGGACCTACGCACAACGCAAACTGACTGAGCAGAAAGTGGAAATCCATGCGAACTGCAAAGTCACTGCAGTGACGGACCGCGACATCACCCTCAGTGACGGAACGACGGTGACGACCAATACACTAGTCTGGACCGCCGGCATCAGTCCCCACTCGCTTCTAGGCACACTGCCTTGCCCAAAAGTCAAGGGCCGGGTCCTTGTGAACGAGTACCTGGAAGTTCCTGGATGGCCCGGGGTCTGGGCCTTGGGCGACTGCGCAATGGTGCCGGACCGCAAAACGGGTGCATTTCATCCTCCAACCGCACAACACGCGTTACGCGAAGGGCGGGTGGCAGCGCAGAATATCCTGGCGACGGTTCGACAGGGATGGAAGCGACCGTTTATCTACTCTACGATAGGGCTGCTCGCCCCGATCGGGAAACGGACCGGTGTTGCAAATATTCTCGGCATCAATTTTTCCGGCTTCATTGCCTGGTGGCTATGGCGAACAATCTACTTACTAAAACTCCCTCGCTTCGAGAAGAAAGTGCTCGTAGCCTTGGACTGGACTCTGGACGTGCTCTTTTCAAAGGATCTGGTCCACTTCCGAACCTCACGCGCGCTCTCCCCGCCACCGGCAGCAAAGCGCTAA
- a CDS encoding response regulator transcription factor, whose translation MASVVIPRLTIVIVTEQYLVWLGLQKLFESRAPQIVVLPQQTMVSEALLMERPPDLIILDTETIRDPASSIGQIRESASSSKIVLLSGLENNACLRAAIKCGVESVILKIQPPEVVFAAIHALYCPTSYHTPHESNNVREGGTFTKTELKPSPLTWPDELTEREREIVALVGQGLSNKDIAYQLSISDSTVRHHLTSIFGKVGVTSRQKLLIHTHHVSKPQSNRRVE comes from the coding sequence ATGGCCAGCGTAGTGATTCCAAGGCTTACCATTGTGATCGTGACTGAACAGTATCTCGTGTGGCTCGGGTTGCAGAAACTGTTTGAAAGTAGAGCTCCTCAGATTGTTGTGCTCCCTCAACAAACGATGGTTTCTGAAGCACTCCTCATGGAGAGGCCTCCTGATCTGATTATCCTCGATACAGAAACGATACGAGACCCGGCAAGCAGTATCGGGCAAATACGCGAGTCAGCCTCTAGTAGTAAAATCGTGTTGCTGAGCGGCCTGGAAAACAACGCGTGCTTGCGTGCAGCCATTAAGTGCGGCGTGGAGAGCGTGATCCTAAAAATTCAGCCGCCCGAAGTTGTGTTCGCCGCAATTCATGCACTGTATTGTCCCACTAGCTACCATACCCCACATGAAAGCAACAACGTACGGGAGGGGGGAACTTTCACAAAAACTGAGCTGAAACCGTCACCGTTGACATGGCCCGATGAATTGACCGAGCGGGAACGAGAGATTGTTGCACTCGTCGGTCAAGGACTCTCAAATAAAGACATCGCCTATCAATTATCAATTTCAGACAGTACCGTACGCCATCATTTGACCAGCATTTTCGGCAAGGTGGGTGTAACCAGTCGACAGAAACTCCTCATTCACACTCATCATGTCTCCAAACCTCAGTCTAACAGACGAGTTGAATGA
- a CDS encoding nucleoside deaminase, whose product MELALQQARLAPLVGEVPIGAVLVSDNHILAAAHNYREISQDPTAHAEIIIIRKAAEQLKTWRLTNTTLYVTLEPCPMCAGAIVQARIARIVFGAWDPKAGACGSILDIPSERRFNHRVQVTGGLREEESRGLLQEFFRTKREALAEQRKLSKSVF is encoded by the coding sequence ATGGAGCTGGCACTTCAACAAGCCCGACTTGCTCCTCTGGTCGGGGAGGTCCCGATTGGTGCCGTGCTGGTCTCTGATAACCACATACTTGCGGCCGCTCACAACTATCGGGAGATCTCACAAGATCCGACGGCGCATGCCGAGATCATCATCATCAGAAAAGCAGCCGAGCAGTTGAAAACATGGCGCCTCACCAACACCACACTCTACGTGACGCTGGAACCCTGCCCGATGTGCGCCGGAGCCATTGTGCAAGCCCGCATCGCTAGAATCGTGTTTGGCGCCTGGGATCCCAAGGCAGGAGCCTGTGGATCTATCCTCGATATTCCTTCTGAGCGCCGCTTCAACCATCGCGTACAGGTGACCGGAGGCCTGCGGGAAGAGGAGAGTCGGGGACTCTTGCAAGAGTTTTTTCGAACCAAACGAGAGGCTCTTGCAGAACAGCGCAAACTCTCAAAGTCAGTCTTCTAA
- a CDS encoding sigma-70 family RNA polymerase sigma factor, producing the protein MNTATQYAASTIDPKVAIRAGKEDNEAFTQLYDQSSTILFSLALRILGSREEAADVLQELYVDIWKRTVRYDVGRGTPIAWLITLTRSRAIDRLRASGPQSRRQTLSANDTEQVAVPEQFEGPADHALRTVITKALEDLPKANRQAIELAYYEGLLPAEIAMKLEQPLDAVITRLKLGMSDLHESLQTYWEQDLSA; encoded by the coding sequence ATGAACACTGCAACCCAGTACGCCGCGTCAACGATTGATCCCAAAGTCGCTATTCGAGCTGGCAAGGAGGACAACGAGGCCTTCACCCAACTCTATGACCAATCAAGCACGATCCTCTTCAGCTTGGCCTTGAGGATACTTGGGAGCCGAGAAGAAGCCGCTGACGTCCTTCAGGAACTCTACGTCGATATCTGGAAACGCACGGTTCGTTATGATGTTGGACGCGGCACACCAATCGCCTGGCTCATCACGTTGACCCGCAGCCGGGCTATCGACCGATTACGAGCTTCCGGTCCCCAATCGCGCCGTCAGACATTGTCGGCCAACGACACCGAGCAGGTTGCCGTACCGGAGCAATTTGAGGGGCCAGCGGACCACGCACTACGAACAGTGATCACGAAAGCACTCGAAGATCTGCCGAAGGCGAACCGGCAGGCAATCGAATTGGCGTACTATGAGGGCCTGCTGCCGGCGGAGATTGCGATGAAGCTTGAGCAGCCGCTCGATGCGGTGATCACCCGTCTCAAGCTTGGCATGTCCGACTTGCACGAGTCCCTGCAGACATACTGGGAACAAGATCTCTCCGCATGA
- a CDS encoding tetratricopeptide repeat protein, with amino-acid sequence MDIDAFRQMVAKNPKGFLGRYGLGNKILQENGSLEEAVEHLTVATQLDPTHAASHLALGRTLIRLGRHADAKPVLTAGIEAVLAGRSNGGKDLVPEMQELLRTL; translated from the coding sequence ATGGACATTGATGCGTTCCGTCAGATGGTTGCCAAGAATCCTAAGGGATTCCTCGGACGCTATGGACTTGGCAACAAGATTCTTCAAGAAAACGGAAGTCTAGAGGAAGCTGTTGAGCATCTGACGGTGGCCACACAGCTGGACCCAACCCACGCCGCGTCTCATCTAGCCTTGGGACGGACCTTGATCCGATTGGGCAGGCACGCCGATGCCAAGCCCGTCCTCACGGCTGGAATCGAGGCAGTTCTTGCTGGGCGCTCAAACGGCGGGAAGGATCTGGTCCCGGAGATGCAGGAATTACTACGCACACTGTGA
- a CDS encoding acyloxyacyl hydrolase — translation MNWFARPILTAILGMPLTAPLALASDVSPTITVGTQEVGLTAGYMFSHRLTDLHKTKQHGPALMPSWMITLTDPIGDSWYRGQISLGAEMVYLEFREPFLTHGVGFTPRIKYTFVALGRVRPYAEFAGGPFWTDLGGRIREEAIEFNFVLTGGVGVSWFLTSQLTVNAGYRFHHISNAGIAFPNLGLNASLPFIGFSFYF, via the coding sequence ATGAACTGGTTCGCTCGCCCCATACTGACTGCCATCTTGGGAATGCCACTGACAGCGCCTCTTGCACTGGCCTCAGATGTCTCGCCTACGATCACGGTCGGCACACAAGAAGTCGGGCTGACCGCCGGCTATATGTTCTCTCACCGACTCACGGACCTTCACAAAACCAAACAACACGGGCCGGCCCTGATGCCCTCGTGGATGATTACGTTGACCGATCCCATCGGGGATAGCTGGTACCGAGGGCAGATCTCGCTCGGGGCAGAAATGGTCTACCTGGAGTTCCGAGAACCATTCCTGACACATGGCGTGGGGTTCACACCGAGGATCAAATACACCTTTGTGGCTTTGGGTCGTGTCCGTCCCTACGCGGAATTTGCTGGCGGGCCTTTCTGGACGGATCTTGGCGGTCGTATTCGTGAAGAAGCCATTGAATTCAATTTCGTCTTGACCGGAGGAGTGGGCGTTTCCTGGTTTCTCACCTCACAACTCACTGTCAACGCAGGCTATCGCTTCCATCACATTTCGAATGCAGGGATTGCCTTCCCAAATCTTGGGTTGAACGCGAGTCTCCCCTTTATAGGATTTTCCTTTTATTTCTGA
- a CDS encoding tetratricopeptide repeat protein, with protein sequence MSEDHKHRARIFLHRGDLVQARAAWEAAVADDRLADSPQALSDSLGNLGNTCALTNDLPQAEQCYREVLKIQRTERNLTAVAYTLVNLGNLHIASDHPENARPYYLEALDLMHTLQDARGLGILYTNLALQEARGSQWDQAVVMFKQALDQHRIVGNEEGLAVTYSQLGKCYLDQGDFLEAERCLNNASEHYIKLGNEPAEAAVLRLLARLYESRHDSTSAQRCLERVVSLDLRYRLPDFESDSKKLLNLKETG encoded by the coding sequence ATGAGCGAAGACCACAAACATCGCGCACGGATCTTTCTCCATCGTGGCGATCTGGTCCAGGCTCGCGCGGCATGGGAAGCAGCAGTGGCCGATGACCGGCTTGCAGACAGCCCGCAAGCCTTGTCGGATTCACTGGGAAACCTCGGCAACACCTGCGCTCTGACGAACGACCTCCCCCAGGCCGAACAATGCTATCGCGAAGTGCTCAAGATTCAACGAACCGAGCGAAATCTCACCGCAGTGGCCTATACCTTGGTGAATCTCGGCAACCTCCATATCGCCTCGGACCATCCAGAGAACGCACGCCCCTACTACCTCGAAGCCCTGGATCTCATGCACACGTTACAAGACGCCCGCGGTCTCGGCATCCTCTATACAAATCTTGCCCTGCAAGAGGCTCGGGGCAGCCAATGGGATCAGGCGGTCGTGATGTTCAAACAGGCTCTCGATCAACATCGAATAGTCGGCAATGAAGAAGGGCTCGCCGTAACATACAGCCAGCTCGGCAAATGTTACCTAGATCAGGGAGACTTTCTCGAAGCAGAACGTTGCTTGAATAACGCCTCGGAACATTACATCAAGCTTGGAAATGAACCTGCCGAAGCCGCCGTACTCCGCCTCCTCGCAAGACTCTATGAAAGCCGACACGACTCCACATCTGCTCAACGCTGTCTCGAACGTGTCGTTTCACTCGATCTGCGCTATCGATTGCCTGATTTCGAGTCCGACTCGAAAAAGCTCTTGAACCTGAAAGAAACTGGGTAA
- a CDS encoding SagB/ThcOx family dehydrogenase — MTRESISTDPIDRVLHYHVRTKHHFNRYARSLGYLDWANQPDPFRRFEGAQLISLPLLMPNEQPVSPAYAALYEPGSVPCQPVSVTTLSRFFEFALALSAWKKAGESEWALRMNPSSGNLHPTEGYVVLPQIKGLDLTPGLYHYAPKEHGLERRADFQTDLSARLMADFPPDAFLLGLTSVHWREAWKYGERAFRYCNHDVGHAIGAARIAAATLGWNMVLLDGTAQDTVAMLLGTNRTEDFGEAEAEHADCLAVIWPSENVKPEASFVKCEHSKAPLFLDAAVVKEVIDGAWHGKANRLSQEHGVQWDIIDEVAEVSSKHARDEHSVSLLVPRVTLHSLPLMPHGISAGQIIHQRRSAVAFDGTTSISAATFFHMMQRVMPSAESPQLERSMPWDVWPYDPAIHLMIFVHRVEGLTSGLYFLVRDRRKLSCVQQAMNSELTWTVTPGCPEGIPFYRLLEGDARKLAVQVSCHQDIAGDSAFSFGMLAEFEGTLRERGTWWYPRLFWEAGLLGQVLYLEAEAARVRATGIGCFFDDPVHEIVGIQSLAMQSLYHFTIGGPVEDRRLQTLPPYGHLVRSRG; from the coding sequence ATGACTCGTGAGTCTATCTCAACTGACCCCATCGATCGGGTTCTCCACTATCATGTTCGTACGAAGCACCATTTCAATCGTTATGCTCGTTCATTGGGGTATCTTGATTGGGCGAATCAACCTGACCCATTCCGGCGGTTCGAGGGGGCTCAGCTCATCTCTCTCCCGTTGCTCATGCCCAATGAGCAACCTGTGTCCCCTGCGTATGCCGCGCTCTATGAACCGGGCTCTGTTCCTTGTCAGCCTGTCAGCGTGACCACGTTGTCACGGTTCTTTGAATTCGCTCTTGCCTTGTCGGCCTGGAAGAAGGCCGGCGAGTCTGAGTGGGCGCTGCGAATGAATCCCTCATCCGGCAATCTGCATCCTACGGAAGGGTATGTGGTCTTGCCGCAGATCAAAGGTCTCGATCTGACGCCTGGGCTCTATCACTATGCACCCAAAGAGCATGGGCTGGAACGGAGAGCCGATTTCCAAACCGACCTGAGTGCTCGACTCATGGCCGATTTTCCCCCTGATGCGTTTCTCCTTGGACTGACCTCGGTTCATTGGCGAGAGGCCTGGAAGTATGGTGAGCGGGCGTTTCGCTACTGCAATCATGATGTCGGCCATGCGATCGGCGCCGCGCGGATTGCGGCGGCGACACTTGGTTGGAACATGGTGCTGCTGGACGGTACGGCTCAGGATACGGTGGCGATGTTGCTCGGGACAAATCGCACAGAAGACTTTGGCGAGGCTGAAGCAGAACATGCGGATTGCTTGGCGGTGATCTGGCCATCTGAAAATGTGAAGCCTGAAGCGTCGTTCGTGAAGTGCGAACATTCAAAGGCGCCGTTGTTTCTTGATGCGGCGGTTGTGAAGGAAGTGATTGATGGAGCATGGCATGGGAAAGCCAATCGCTTGAGTCAGGAACATGGTGTCCAATGGGATATCATCGACGAAGTAGCCGAGGTGTCCTCGAAACATGCTCGTGATGAGCATAGCGTTTCGCTTCTCGTTCCCCGCGTCACCCTTCACTCCTTACCCCTCATGCCTCACGGGATTTCAGCTGGTCAGATCATTCACCAGCGCCGAAGCGCCGTCGCGTTTGACGGCACGACATCGATTTCTGCGGCGACGTTTTTCCATATGATGCAACGGGTCATGCCATCGGCTGAATCCCCGCAGTTGGAGCGGTCGATGCCGTGGGATGTCTGGCCTTATGATCCGGCGATTCATCTCATGATCTTTGTACATCGGGTGGAGGGGCTCACCTCAGGCTTGTATTTTCTGGTACGGGATCGCAGGAAGTTGTCGTGTGTTCAGCAGGCGATGAACTCTGAATTGACCTGGACCGTCACACCGGGGTGTCCTGAGGGGATACCGTTCTACCGGTTGCTGGAGGGTGATGCGAGAAAACTCGCTGTACAGGTAAGCTGCCATCAAGATATCGCCGGCGACAGTGCCTTCTCCTTCGGCATGTTGGCTGAGTTCGAGGGGACTTTGCGGGAGCGCGGTACCTGGTGGTACCCACGCCTATTTTGGGAAGCAGGCTTGCTCGGGCAGGTCCTGTACCTGGAAGCGGAGGCGGCAAGAGTGCGAGCGACCGGAATCGGCTGCTTCTTCGATGATCCGGTTCACGAGATCGTCGGCATCCAGAGTTTAGCCATGCAGTCGCTGTATCATTTCACGATCGGCGGGCCGGTGGAAGACCGACGCTTGCAGACCTTGCCGCCGTACGGACATCTGGTGAGGAGTAGGGGGTGA
- a CDS encoding VanZ family protein, producing MSIKESPPNTFRTQLTLKRGTIWFLVVVLAIAPFFPLSSFAGHPHWNQIRWIPFQDFSLTWNKSIDVIGNTIWFMGFGYLLHCQQHWDSGPRWTIARIIAIAGSISFSAELFQVFCHNRYPSMTDVACNVLGAGLGGYVADKRPTITSIALSLTSRLSHAFGQMRFYKAPNAYKRDLPPE from the coding sequence ATGAGTATCAAAGAATCCCCCCCAAACACGTTCCGCACACAGCTGACACTGAAGAGAGGGACTATTTGGTTCTTAGTCGTTGTCCTAGCTATTGCTCCGTTCTTCCCGCTAAGCAGTTTTGCAGGACACCCACACTGGAATCAGATCCGCTGGATTCCTTTTCAGGATTTCTCCCTCACCTGGAATAAGTCTATTGACGTCATTGGCAATACGATTTGGTTTATGGGGTTCGGATATCTGCTTCATTGCCAACAGCATTGGGATTCAGGCCCTCGTTGGACTATTGCGAGGATTATCGCCATCGCAGGGAGCATCTCGTTTTCAGCGGAGCTCTTCCAAGTCTTCTGCCATAATCGCTATCCGTCGATGACAGATGTGGCATGCAATGTTCTTGGCGCTGGCCTTGGTGGGTACGTTGCAGATAAACGGCCTACTATAACGTCAATAGCCCTCTCGCTTACCAGCCGGCTCTCACACGCATTCGGTCAAATGCGATTTTACAAGGCCCCCAACGCTTATAAACGGGACCTACCGCCAGAATAG
- a CDS encoding response regulator, giving the protein MATILVIDDEQSIRGLLKGVLQKAGHRVLEAEDGRKGLDLYHKEPVDLVIMDLLMPETDGLEATLQLTREYLDAKVIAITGAQGDHNFLNVAKLFGACRAFEKPFDINKLLDAVKEELAA; this is encoded by the coding sequence ATGGCCACTATTCTCGTTATCGATGATGAGCAATCCATCAGAGGGTTGCTCAAGGGCGTCTTGCAAAAGGCGGGGCACCGTGTGCTTGAAGCAGAGGATGGCCGCAAAGGCCTCGACCTCTACCACAAAGAACCTGTCGACCTTGTGATTATGGACCTTTTGATGCCGGAAACGGACGGGCTTGAAGCCACACTTCAGCTCACCCGCGAATACCTCGACGCCAAAGTCATTGCCATTACAGGAGCCCAAGGCGACCATAACTTCCTCAATGTCGCGAAACTCTTCGGCGCTTGCCGGGCATTTGAGAAACCCTTCGACATCAACAAGCTGCTTGATGCCGTAAAAGAAGAACTGGCGGCCTGA
- a CDS encoding DUF882 domain-containing protein — translation MNRADQSTWAWTRRAFLQVSLVGTLLLSGRLVGPQPVQARELPEGRLTLVNIWTDERLDVTYRDESGTYDLAALDDVNYLLRCHKTGEIGAIDVRVLEHVNLVQKKLGTQQEIHIISGFRSPEYNDLLVRTGQQAARNSLHVQGQAIDLSIPGIPLKKLREAALELRYGGVGSYKNSTYVHLDSGPFRSWYH, via the coding sequence GTGAATAGAGCCGATCAGTCTACATGGGCCTGGACCCGTCGAGCGTTTCTTCAGGTTTCTCTGGTCGGGACTCTCTTGCTAAGTGGGCGGTTGGTTGGTCCGCAGCCCGTTCAAGCTCGGGAGCTTCCCGAAGGTAGGTTGACATTGGTCAACATCTGGACCGATGAGCGGTTGGATGTAACGTATCGAGATGAATCCGGCACTTATGATCTTGCGGCGCTTGATGATGTGAATTATCTCCTCCGCTGTCACAAGACCGGGGAGATCGGTGCCATCGATGTGCGGGTGCTGGAGCACGTCAATTTGGTGCAGAAAAAGCTTGGCACCCAGCAAGAGATTCATATCATCTCAGGGTTTCGGTCTCCGGAGTATAACGATCTCTTGGTGCGGACTGGGCAGCAAGCCGCTAGAAACAGTTTGCATGTGCAGGGGCAGGCGATCGATCTCAGTATCCCTGGTATCCCCCTGAAGAAGCTCCGTGAGGCTGCACTGGAATTGAGGTATGGCGGAGTCGGTTCCTATAAAAACTCGACATATGTGCATTTAGACTCGGGACCGTTCCGATCCTGGTACCACTAG
- the glgB gene encoding 1,4-alpha-glucan branching protein GlgB, whose amino-acid sequence MTRIFEEGLYEALLPDTTSIPSYRLRITHLDDAVTETSDPYSVPPLLTDFDLHLFAEGTLLKSYEHFGAHIRTIAGVCGVHFVVWAPNAARVSVVGNFNNWNGLLHPMASRGATGIWELFIPDLQEGTLYKYEIRTREHNPPLLKADPYAFASELRPRTASVVRDVSTYRWQDKTWMAARSTRDPLTTPLSIYEVHLGSWMRVPEENNRWLTYHELAEKLIPYAKDLGYTHLELLPITEHPFDGSWGYQTTGYFAATSRYGEPQGFMAFVDRAHQAGLGVIIDWAPAHFPDDPHGLALFDGTHLYDHADPRLGYHPDWHSRIFNYDRVEVRTFLLNSALFWLDKYHIDGLRVDAVASMLYLDYGRKNGEWIPNEFGGKENLGAVSLLKELNILVHREFPGTITIAEESTSWPGVSRPTYTGGLGFTFKWNMGWMHDMLAFFQYDPIYRRFHQNQVTFGLLYAFSENFILALSHDEVVHGKRTLLDKMPGDVWQRFANLRLLYGYLYSHPGKKMLFMGGEFGQWKEWNHDTSLDWHLCEYEPHRGLQCLTRDLNRLYRQEPALHEIDFDWDGFQWIDFSDSNNSVIAYLRKARKTGEAIVCVCNFTPVPRYGYRIGVPDVGWYQELLNTDGIVYGGSNLGNGGGLHADQTPSHGFPYSLTMTLPPLSVLFLKRQG is encoded by the coding sequence ATGACACGCATTTTCGAAGAGGGTCTCTATGAGGCGCTGCTTCCGGATACCACATCTATCCCCTCATACCGACTTCGCATCACCCACCTCGACGATGCTGTCACGGAGACATCCGACCCCTATTCAGTTCCCCCGCTGTTGACGGATTTTGACCTGCACCTGTTTGCCGAGGGAACATTGCTCAAATCCTACGAACACTTCGGTGCCCATATCCGCACCATCGCAGGCGTCTGCGGTGTGCACTTTGTGGTCTGGGCTCCGAATGCCGCCCGTGTCAGTGTCGTCGGAAACTTTAATAACTGGAACGGACTCCTCCATCCCATGGCAAGCCGCGGAGCGACCGGAATCTGGGAACTTTTTATCCCGGATCTCCAGGAAGGGACTCTGTACAAGTACGAGATTCGAACCAGGGAACACAACCCTCCCCTGCTCAAAGCCGACCCCTATGCCTTTGCCAGTGAGCTTCGCCCACGGACGGCCTCAGTGGTACGCGATGTGTCCACCTACAGGTGGCAGGATAAGACCTGGATGGCAGCGCGATCGACGAGAGATCCTCTTACAACTCCTCTCTCGATCTATGAAGTGCACTTGGGGTCCTGGATGCGTGTGCCGGAGGAGAACAATCGGTGGCTGACGTACCACGAACTAGCTGAGAAGCTCATCCCCTATGCCAAGGATCTCGGCTATACCCATCTTGAGCTTCTCCCGATCACGGAACACCCCTTCGACGGATCATGGGGCTATCAAACCACCGGCTATTTCGCCGCCACGAGTCGATATGGCGAACCACAGGGATTCATGGCCTTCGTGGATAGGGCTCACCAAGCCGGGCTCGGCGTCATCATTGACTGGGCGCCGGCCCACTTTCCGGATGATCCACATGGGTTAGCACTTTTTGACGGGACGCATCTCTATGACCATGCTGACCCACGCCTAGGGTACCACCCCGATTGGCATAGCCGGATCTTCAACTACGACCGTGTGGAGGTGCGAACGTTTCTCCTAAACAGCGCCCTCTTCTGGTTGGACAAGTACCACATCGATGGATTACGCGTGGATGCCGTGGCATCTATGCTGTACCTCGACTATGGACGGAAGAATGGTGAATGGATCCCCAATGAGTTCGGCGGAAAGGAGAACCTCGGTGCAGTCTCGCTGCTCAAGGAACTCAACATTCTCGTCCACCGAGAATTTCCCGGGACCATCACCATTGCAGAAGAATCGACGTCGTGGCCAGGCGTCTCGCGTCCGACCTACACGGGAGGACTTGGGTTTACATTCAAGTGGAACATGGGATGGATGCACGACATGTTAGCGTTTTTCCAGTATGACCCCATCTATCGCCGATTCCATCAGAATCAAGTCACGTTTGGCTTGCTCTACGCCTTCAGTGAGAATTTTATCCTTGCCCTCTCTCATGACGAAGTGGTCCACGGCAAACGAACGCTGCTCGACAAGATGCCCGGTGATGTATGGCAACGCTTTGCTAATCTCCGGCTGCTCTATGGATACCTGTACAGCCACCCTGGGAAAAAAATGCTGTTCATGGGTGGTGAGTTTGGGCAGTGGAAGGAGTGGAACCATGACACCAGTCTTGACTGGCATCTTTGTGAATACGAGCCACATCGCGGGCTACAATGCCTTACCCGCGACCTGAACCGACTCTATCGCCAAGAACCTGCGTTACACGAGATCGACTTTGATTGGGATGGGTTTCAGTGGATCGACTTCAGCGACTCCAACAACTCCGTTATCGCATACCTTCGTAAAGCGAGAAAGACGGGTGAAGCGATCGTCTGTGTGTGCAACTTCACACCCGTTCCCCGGTATGGCTACCGCATCGGAGTCCCTGACGTAGGGTGGTATCAAGAACTGCTCAATACTGATGGTATCGTCTACGGCGGCAGTAATCTTGGAAACGGCGGCGGGCTACATGCTGATCAGACTCCAAGCCATGGGTTCCCCTACTCTCTGACGATGACACTCCCTCCGCTCTCCGTTCTTTTCCTAAAGCGACAGGGATAG